A window of Tepidisphaeraceae bacterium genomic DNA:
ACCAGCGCCGCCGTCATCGCCATCAGCCATCCACTCGTCGCCATGAAATCTCCTCGCTTCCGAACGTCACACCGACTTTGGAACTAGCACGGCAGCGGCCGTCGAATGCGGCATCTGCGCCACACGGTCATTACCAACGTCAAGCGTCCCCGTTGCTCCAGGTGGGGCGCCTTGCAGTGGGCAGCCGAATCCAAGGTGTACCGTAGTGGACGAATCAGCGTTTGCATGAGCTCCCGCACGATTACGGGAACAGCCCCTTCAACCGGCTTGCCTCCGCGACACGGCTGATCGCGATGGAATACGCGGCAGTCCGGTAGTCGCAGTCGGCCTCGTCGGCCTTCGCGTTCACGGCGTCGAAGGCACGCTCCATGATCTTCTGCAGTTCGTCCTGCACTCGTTTTGCATCCCAGAAGTAGTTGTCCAAACCCTGCACCCATTCGAAGTAACTGACGGTTACGCCACCGGCGTTGGCGAGGATGTCGGGCAGGACGGTGACGCCGTTGTCGCGCAAAATCTCGTCGGCCTCGGGGGTGGTCGGGCCGTTGGCGCCTTCCACGATCGTCTGGGCGACGATGTGAGGCGCCACGTTCGCGTCGATCGTGTTCTCCATGGCGGCGGGGATCAGCACGTCGCACTCGCACGTCAGCAGTTCCTCGTTCGTCAGCACCTCCGAGTCCGGGTAGTCGTCGAGCGTGCCGTTCTCGCGGTAGTACGCGCCAGCGGCCTCGATGTCGATGCCGTCGTCGTCCCAGATGCCCCCCACGCGGTCGCTGACCGCCACGATGATCGCGCCGCGCTGCGCCAGCAGGCGAGCCGCGTTGTAGCCGACGTTGCCGAAGCCCTGCACTGCGATGCGCATGCCCTCGAGCGTCTTGTTGCGCGTCGCCAGGAATTTGCGCAGCACGTTCATCAGTCCGCGCCCGGTCGCCTCCTCGCGTCCCACGCTGCCGCCGACGGCGACGGGCTTGCCGGTGACGACGCCGAGCGCCTGATAGCCGACCATGGCGCTGTAGGTGTCTAGGAACCACGCCATGATCTGCGCATCGGTGCCGACGTCGGGCGCGGGGATGTCGTGCTGCGGGCCGATGATCGGCAAGACTTCCGTCACGTATCGCCGCGTGAGCCGTTCCTTCTCGCCCATCGAAAGCTTCTTCGGATCGCAGACGATGCCGCCCTTGGCGCCGCCGTAGGGCAAATCGACCAGCGCGTTCTTCCACGTCTGCAGCATGGCCAGCGCCATCACCTCATCGATGTTCACCGACGTGTCAAACCGCAGCCCGCCCTTGAACGGGCCGCGGGCGTTGTTGTGCTGCGCGCGATATCCAGTGAAGACTTGAATGCGGCCATCGTCCATCTTGACGGGACACGAGACCGTGAGCACCCGCTTCGGCGACGACAGCGCCGCCCGCCACATGGGATCGAGCGGCATCGTCTGATAGACGCGGTCGAAATAGAAGTTCGCGTTCTGCCAGAATTTCGACGTGTGGGTGGCCTTGGGCGCCAGGCGATCGAAGGGCTGGGTCATGCGGAGACTTTAGCGGATGAAGGTGGAGGGGACCAAGGAATCTCAATCCCGAATCCCAATGCCAAACAAATGGCCAAGCATTAAGTCTTGGCCACCGGGACTTCCTGCTCTGTGTCCGCCTCTGTGTGCTCGGTGCCCTCTGTGGTTCAACCTCTTTTTCGCACCTTCACGACGCCTTGGTGAGCTTCGCGTCGAACGGGTCTTAATGGAATACGGGGGGAGAGGTAGACGCCCTGAGAGACGGGCAGGAATGCCTGTCCTACAGAGGAAGGCGGATGGAGTCGTTGGGTCAGTTGGATCGCTCGACGACGAATCGCGCGATGGTGCGCAGGCCGTCGGCACGATCGCCGAGCGGTTTGATCGCAGCCAGGCCGAGGCGAAGTTGCTCGGTGGCTTCGGAACGGCTGGCGTCCAAGCCAAGCAGTTGGGGGTAGGTGTTCTTACCGCGGTCGCTGTCCTTGCCGGTGGCCTTGCCGAGCTGGGCGGGCGTGGCGGTGACGTCGAGCACGTCGTCGATGATCTGGAACGCCAAGCCGACGTGCCGGCCAAACGTGGTGACGGCCGTCAGGGTGGCGGCGTCGGCGCCGGCGGCGATCGCGCCCATGCGGCAGGCGGCCGTCAGCAGCGCGCCGGTCTTCAGCGCGTGGATCTGCTTCAATGCCTCGAATGACAGTGACTCGTTCTCGCCGGCCATGTCGAGGACCTGGCCACCGATCATGCCCAGCGGCCCGGTCGCCGTCGCCAGGTCGCGCGCCATTGACGCGGCGACCGCGGGGGCGGCGTCGGTCGCGATCACCTCGAACGCCATCGCGAGCATCGCGTCACCGGCGAGGATCGCCATCGCCTCGCCGAACACCTTGTGATTGGTCGGCCGGCCACGGCGCAGGTCGTCGTCGTCCATCGCGGGCAGGTCGTCGTGGACGAGCGAGAACGTGTGCACCAGCTCGATCGCCAGCGCCCCTGCCGTCGCCGATGCGCCGTCGGCGGCGGCGTCGCCACCGCAGGCGCGGGCGGTCTCCAGCACGAGCGCGGGGCGCAGGCGCTTGCCGCCGGCGGTCAAGCTGTAGGTGATCGCCTCGATCAGGCGCGGTGGCGCAGCGGGATAGCGCGCCGGCAGCGCGCGCAACGCCGCTTCGATCCGACCGGCCGCCGACTTCAGGAGGGTGATCGCGTCCATCATAGGTGATGCGGGAAGTGTAGCGGGCAAAACGCCAGCGGGCGACCCGTTGCCGGATCGCCCGCTGTGGATTGACGTTGTCAAAGGTGCGAGCCGGTTGAAACGCTCGCACCTTAGAAGCACCGGCCGCTGAAGCGGCCAGTCCGGTGGCGTTACGGTGTCACGGTGCCTGTGACGGCGCCACCGATGTTCTTGCGGCCGATGGCCCCGGCGGCCACGATCGCGCCGGCCTCCACGTTGCCGCGGACCACCAGCGACCCGAGCGTGCCGGCGACGTTGGTCGACGAGCCCGTGAGGATCGAACCGAACACGCTCAACACGCTCCACTCGTTGGCGGTCGAGGTGATCGGCGTCACGCCGTCGCCCAGGTCGCCACGGATCGTCACGTTGCCGAACGTGCCGGCCGACAGGTTCGCCACCACGTTGCCCGTGGTCGAGAACCGCCGCAGCAGCTGCCCCACCGCGAAGGTGTTGGGCGTGACGCCACCGGGCAACGGCAGCACGCTGCCGTTCGTCTGCGAGAACGACCCCAGGTCGCCACCGATGTTCACGTTGCTGATCACGTTGCCACCGCGGACCGTGAACGACCCGAGGTTGCCAGCGATGTCGATGTCGCCTCGCACCGAATTGGTGTTGGCACCCTCGGCGTTGGCGACCGAGATGCGCTTCACGTCACCCGTGGCGGTGATGTCACCGGCGAGCGTGCCGCGCACGTCGATCGTACCGATGTTGCCGTTCACCACGACGTTCGTGTCCAGCA
This region includes:
- a CDS encoding Glu/Leu/Phe/Val dehydrogenase codes for the protein MTQPFDRLAPKATHTSKFWQNANFYFDRVYQTMPLDPMWRAALSSPKRVLTVSCPVKMDDGRIQVFTGYRAQHNNARGPFKGGLRFDTSVNIDEVMALAMLQTWKNALVDLPYGGAKGGIVCDPKKLSMGEKERLTRRYVTEVLPIIGPQHDIPAPDVGTDAQIMAWFLDTYSAMVGYQALGVVTGKPVAVGGSVGREEATGRGLMNVLRKFLATRNKTLEGMRIAVQGFGNVGYNAARLLAQRGAIIVAVSDRVGGIWDDDGIDIEAAGAYYRENGTLDDYPDSEVLTNEELLTCECDVLIPAAMENTIDANVAPHIVAQTIVEGANGPTTPEADEILRDNGVTVLPDILANAGGVTVSYFEWVQGLDNYFWDAKRVQDELQKIMERAFDAVNAKADEADCDYRTAAYSIAISRVAEASRLKGLFP
- a CDS encoding farnesyl diphosphate synthase, with the protein product MMDAITLLKSAAGRIEAALRALPARYPAAPPRLIEAITYSLTAGGKRLRPALVLETARACGGDAAADGASATAGALAIELVHTFSLVHDDLPAMDDDDLRRGRPTNHKVFGEAMAILAGDAMLAMAFEVIATDAAPAVAASMARDLATATGPLGMIGGQVLDMAGENESLSFEALKQIHALKTGALLTAACRMGAIAAGADAATLTAVTTFGRHVGLAFQIIDDVLDVTATPAQLGKATGKDSDRGKNTYPQLLGLDASRSEATEQLRLGLAAIKPLGDRADGLRTIARFVVERSN